One Malaclemys terrapin pileata isolate rMalTer1 chromosome 9, rMalTer1.hap1, whole genome shotgun sequence DNA window includes the following coding sequences:
- the DZIP1L gene encoding cilium assembly protein DZIP1L, which produces MPGHTTSMSYPASGIVFGNMLANPGGIPAFKFQSRRDSVDWRRFSAIDVERVARELDVTTLQENIASVTFCNLDSEKCPHCQQPIDPVLLKVLKMAQLTIEYLLHSQEYLTASLALQEEQLQATLEELKRTKQELDKQAEELKGVKEESRRRKKMIATQQLLLQAGTNNYHKCQLCDKAFMNYSYLQAHVQRRHTEASEAERQKKKQVEQMEDEIQELRMKLKETHTQLEIEREAETQRRVQEAEKVRQREEEGKREFESWKEEERTKFQEEMNGLRQLFLTEFKDIASKNSALEGKLQELQAKNLVASNLGVLRDDDSDDKRQWALTQRELQGMREKTELQKTEWKKKLKELQKAHQVEKEELKSENERLRASLSQDQRIAADRFQQQMGSLNARLKEQTKVIRSQEKTIKILSASKAEVTQEIPRVPDLEESSEEDLVDTLDMKQRLLEALRRNPNLLKQFRPILEETLEEKLESMGVKRTAKGIPAQTYKNLSCLVKTQQQQKAKKFPNLLSLRDKLVREVTWKVKQRQKDDGVLPQQLLIVSAKSQKSPLSPFRVASAQPGALQVELQPYAEETPKPAPRSKASYSHSPTEVPRVMPQSKASSPRRAAIQQPSTPPFSSEEDSGGDRASLTPVKFKHPITLQQAQTPLRLTQDDETASDWSDSDSSEGKATPAIGTTPTGTLVSAMAKNLERTLSMPARKPAGGIKLLPALPSDSPKASLSAKKLQFVNENSDLETSSLEEITELLDAKSQMKQQLQPAVRHSGDSAGSQGTSIWSSSSTRAGGW; this is translated from the exons ATGCCAGGGCACACCACCTCCATGAGCTACCCTGCTAGTGGGATTGTCTTTGGGAACATGCTGGCCAACCCAGGTGGAATTCCCGCCTTCAAATTCCAGTCCCGTCGAGACAGCGTTGACTGGAGGCGGTTCAGTGCCATAGACGTGGAACGGGTGGCTCGGGAGCTGGACGTGACCACGCTCCAAGAGAACATTGCCAGTGTCACCTTCTGTAACCTGGACTCGGAGAAGTGCCCGCACTGCCAGCAGCCCATAGACCCGGTTCTCTTAAAGGTCCTTAAGATGGCACAGCTGACCATTGAATACCTGCTGCACTCGCAGGAGTACCTGACTGCCAGCCTGGcgctgcaggaggagcagctgcaggctACCCTGGAGGAGCTGAAGCGCACCAAGCAGGAGCTGGACAAGCAGGCAGAGGAGTTGAAGGGAGTGAAGGAGGAGAGCCGGAGGCGGAAGAAGATGATTGCCACCCAACAGCTCCTCTTACAGGCTGGGACCAATAACTACCACAAG TGTCAGCTGTGTGACAAGGCCTTCATGAACTACTCCTACCTCCAAGCCCATGTTCAACGCAGACACACTGAGGCCAGCGAAGCTG AGAGACAGAAGAAGAAGCAGGTTGAGCAAATGGAGGATGAGATTCAAGAACTAAGAATGAAGCTGAAAGAGACCCATACCCAGCTGGAAATTGAGAGAGAGGCTGAGACTCAGCGCAGGGTTCAG GAAGCAGAGAAAGTTCGccagagggaagaggagggaaaaagGGAATTTGAGAGCtggaaagaggaggagagaacaaaGTTTCAGGAGGAAATGAATGGCTTGCGGCAGTTGTTCCTGACAGAATTCAAGGACATTGCCAGCAAGAATTCTGCCTTGGAAGGG AAACTGCAGGAGCTGCAGGCCAAAAACCTGGTGGCGTCCAATCTGGGGGTCCTGCGGGATGATGACTCTGATGACAAGCGGCAGTGGGCACTGACTCAGAGAGAGCTCCAGGGCATGAGGGAGAAGACTGAATTACAG AAAACAGAATGGAAGAAGAAGCTGAAAGAGCTTCAGAAGGCGCACCAGGTGGAAAAGGAAGAG ttGAAGAGTGAAAATGAGAGACTCCGGGCCTCCCTGTCTCAGGACCAACGGATAGCTGCCGACCGCTTCCAACAGCAAATGGGCTCGCTCAATGCTCGGCTCAAAGAGCAGACCAAGGTTATCAGATCGCAGGAGAAAACA ATCAAGATACTGTCTGCAAGCAAAGCTGAAG TGACCCAGGAAATACCCAGGGTACCAGATCTAGAGGAGTCTTCTGAAGAAG ACTTGGTGGACACCCTGGACATGAAGCAGAGGCTCCTGGAAGCCCTGCGGAGGAATCCCAACCTGCTGAAGCAGTTCCGCCCCATTCTGGAGGAGAcgttggaggagaagctggagagTATGGGTGTGAAGAGG ACTGCGAAGGGGATTCCAGCTCAGACCTATAAAAATCTGAGCTGCCTCGTAaagactcagcagcagcagaaggccaAGAAATTTCCAAATCTCCTCAGCTTGAGAGACAAGCTAGTCCGAGAGGTCACCTGGAAAGTCAAGCAGCGCCAGAAGGATGATGGCGTTTTGCCACAGCAACTTTTGATAGTCTCAG CTAAAAGCCAGAAGAGCCCCCTGTCGCCTTTCCGGGTCGCATCTGCCCAACCTGGAGCGCTGCAAGTTGAGTTACAGCCCTATGCGGAGGAGACGCCCAAACCAGCTCCTCGGAGCAAAGCCAGCTATTCCCACAGCCCAACAGAGGTGCCCAGAGTAATGCCACAAAGCAAAGCCAGCAGCCCACGACGTGCTGCCATCCAGCAGCCGAG CACCCCACCTTTCAGTTCCGAGGAAGACTCTGGAGGAGACCGCGCCAGCCTCACCCCAGTGAAATTCAAACATCCCATCACCCTGCAGCAAGCGCAAACGCCTTTGAGGCTGACCCAGGATGACGAAACCGCATCAGACTGGTCTGACAGCGATTCCTCTGAGGGAAAAGCCACCCCAGCCATAGGAACCACTCCAACAG GGACGCTGGTGTCTGCAATGGCTAAAAATCTGGAGCGCACACTGAGCATGCCAGCAAGGAAGCCTGCTGGTGGGATAAAACTCCTCCCCGCCTTGCCCTCTGACTCTCCTAAAGCGAGCCTCTCAGCCAAGAAACTCCAG TTTGTGAATGAGAACAGCGACTTGGAGACTTCCTCCCTTGAAGAGATCACCGAACTCCTGGATGCCAAGAGCCAGATGAAGCAGCAGCTGCAACCAGCTGTGAGGCACAGCGGGGACTCGGCAGGGTCGCAGGGCACCAGCATCTGGAGTTCCAGCAGCACGAGGGCTGGAGGCTGGTGA